One part of the Vicia villosa cultivar HV-30 ecotype Madison, WI linkage group LG6, Vvil1.0, whole genome shotgun sequence genome encodes these proteins:
- the LOC131613390 gene encoding secreted RxLR effector protein 161-like translates to MFAASLLSRFMSKPRHLHLGAAKRVLRYFMGTMEHGIRFEKNSKIEAKGYCDSDWAGSVDDMKSTSGYVFSLGSGVISWCSKKQDTVAQSSAEAEYLAAGLATQQSLWLRRILEDIGESKKKVCCFTVTINQQ, encoded by the coding sequence ATGTTCGCTGCTAGTTTACTCtcaaggttcatgagtaaaccaagACATTTACATCTTGGAGCAGCAAAACGAGTTCTAAGGTATTTCATGGGAACCATGGAACATGGAATCAGGTTTGAAAAGAATTCTAAAATTGAAGCTAAAGGCTACTGTGACAGTGATTGGGCTGGAAGTGTTGATGACATGAAAAGCACTTCTGGTTATGTGTTCAGCCTGGGATCAGGAGTAATTTCTTGGTGTTCAAAGAAACAAGACACTGTAGCGCAATCTTCAGCTGAAGCAGAATATTTGGCAGCTGGTTTGGCTACACAACAATCGTTGTGGTTGAGAAGAATACTTGAAGATATCGGAGAAAGCAAGAAGAAAGTCTGTTGCTTCACTGTGACAATAAATCAGCAATAG